A window of Thermosynechococcus sp. NK55a contains these coding sequences:
- a CDS encoding aspartate-semialdehyde dehydrogenase produces the protein MVLAQGLRVGILGATGAVGTEILAILAERSFPVAELRLLASPRSAGQTLSFRETVLSVEAVSEQTLKGLDLILASAGASVSRQWLPIAVKGGAIAIDNSSAYRMEPNVPLVVPEVNPEDLKTHQGIIANPNCTTILMTVALWPLHQVRPMRRIVAATYQSASGAGAKAMQELKDQALDILKGQPPRTAVFPYPLAFNLFPHNSPLNEQGYCQEEMKMVNETRKIFHAPQLRLTATCVRVPVLRAHSEALNVEFFEPFPLQEARDRLQTAPGVQFVEDWQRNYFPMPLEATGKDPVLVGRLRQDISEPNALELWLCGDQIRKGAALNAVQIAESLIAQGLL, from the coding sequence ATGGTCTTGGCACAGGGATTACGGGTTGGCATTTTAGGAGCCACAGGTGCGGTTGGCACGGAAATTTTGGCAATTTTGGCGGAACGGTCGTTCCCAGTAGCAGAGTTGCGTCTGTTGGCTTCGCCTCGTTCAGCAGGTCAAACCCTCTCGTTTCGTGAGACCGTGCTGTCTGTAGAGGCGGTGAGTGAACAGACCCTCAAAGGGTTGGATCTCATTCTGGCTTCGGCGGGGGCAAGTGTGTCGCGGCAGTGGCTGCCGATCGCGGTCAAAGGGGGGGCGATCGCCATTGATAATTCCAGTGCCTATCGCATGGAACCCAATGTTCCCTTAGTGGTGCCCGAAGTCAACCCTGAAGATCTAAAAACACACCAAGGCATCATTGCCAATCCTAACTGCACAACAATTTTGATGACGGTTGCGCTATGGCCATTGCATCAGGTGCGACCGATGCGGCGGATTGTGGCGGCCACCTATCAGTCGGCCAGTGGGGCGGGGGCAAAGGCCATGCAAGAACTCAAGGATCAAGCCCTCGATATTCTAAAGGGACAGCCACCGCGCACAGCGGTCTTTCCCTATCCCTTGGCCTTTAACCTCTTTCCCCACAATTCTCCCCTCAATGAGCAGGGCTACTGCCAAGAGGAAATGAAGATGGTCAATGAAACCCGCAAAATTTTCCATGCCCCCCAGTTGCGGCTAACGGCCACCTGTGTTCGGGTGCCCGTGTTGCGTGCCCATTCGGAAGCCCTCAATGTGGAATTTTTTGAGCCTTTTCCACTGCAGGAGGCCCGCGATCGCCTGCAAACAGCGCCGGGGGTACAGTTTGTTGAGGATTGGCAGCGCAATTATTTCCCCATGCCCCTCGAGGCAACAGGTAAGGACCCAGTACTTGTGGGCCGGCTGCGCCAAGATATTTCAGAACCCAATGCCCTTGAACTATGGCTGTGTGGGGATCAAATTCGCAAGGGAGCGGCATTGAATGCGGTGCAAATTGCTGAATCCCTGATTGCCCAAGGATTGCTTTAA
- a CDS encoding DUF1838 domain-containing protein has product MPAAELVQKWLSARDWVRVRADLRGKTTFIAWQGAVYSFVPQERRRHLFNIVGMSAARCLPHPEGGWYFLSRELTFYLDPENGSLCDRWHNPWTDEGVPVIPVANDPVQGLFRREVPAQVSERTTTFQFDLFPYYDNPLARDKRFQAYSPQPIYQAAELFKLTVATADLQQETPTIADVHLSWSRIGPWLPWMKMGDRPGYLIYSATGCKALAVEDLPPLLQEQLERLPQYREAPREYREGADMTSWLYFQEHFEAYLERLGEPSPEVGRSPREPADQ; this is encoded by the coding sequence ATGCCCGCTGCTGAATTGGTTCAAAAATGGTTGAGTGCTCGCGATTGGGTGCGGGTGCGGGCAGATTTGAGGGGCAAGACCACGTTTATCGCATGGCAGGGAGCTGTGTATAGCTTTGTTCCCCAAGAGCGTCGCCGCCACCTCTTCAACATTGTTGGCATGAGTGCCGCTCGCTGTTTGCCCCATCCCGAGGGAGGGTGGTATTTTCTTTCCCGTGAATTAACGTTTTATCTGGATCCAGAAAATGGATCCCTGTGCGATCGCTGGCACAATCCTTGGACAGATGAGGGAGTTCCCGTGATTCCGGTTGCCAACGATCCTGTGCAGGGGCTATTTCGCCGTGAGGTACCGGCTCAAGTCAGTGAGAGAACCACGACGTTTCAGTTTGATCTGTTTCCCTACTATGACAATCCCTTGGCTAGGGATAAGCGGTTTCAAGCCTACAGCCCCCAGCCCATCTACCAAGCAGCAGAACTCTTTAAGCTAACGGTGGCCACCGCCGATTTACAACAGGAGACACCGACCATTGCCGATGTCCATTTGTCTTGGAGTCGGATTGGTCCTTGGTTGCCTTGGATGAAGATGGGCGATCGCCCCGGTTATCTCATCTATAGCGCGACCGGCTGCAAAGCCCTGGCCGTGGAAGACTTGCCCCCTCTCCTACAAGAGCAATTAGAGCGACTGCCCCAATACCGTGAAGCCCCCAGGGAATACCGCGAGGGCGCAGATATGACCTCGTGGCTGTATTTTCAGGAGCACTTTGAAGCCTACCTAGAAAGGCTGGGGGAGCCATCCCCTGAGGTTGGGCGATCGCCCCGTGAACCTGCGGATCAATGA
- a CDS encoding AI-2E family transporter, translating into MSQSAASGHWWNRLSIASRFLIIGLAGPVLTLNFWAFATVLKFFGPLVAVLVLASLFAFLLNYPVRWMEEQGNPRGPSAIFVFLLALVLIAIIALVVVPNLFNQAQQLIARLPEWFNSSQRRLLEFGQWVDSLNLPVTVDVDALANQLLEKLKDQLQSLAREALNLILGTLSSAVDVLINLILTVVLTFYLLQHGDELWDGLLSWLPNTVRPTVSETIRRSFESYFIGQLVLGLCMGIGLTTIFIFLKVPYGLLFGVIIGVMALVPFGGTVGIISISLLVALQDVWLSLKVVGFAFLYQQFLENVVAPRIIGSFTGLNPVWVFWRS; encoded by the coding sequence ATGAGCCAATCTGCGGCCTCGGGTCACTGGTGGAATCGTCTCTCCATTGCCAGTCGGTTTCTGATTATTGGCTTGGCAGGGCCAGTTTTGACGCTGAATTTCTGGGCATTTGCCACCGTTCTCAAGTTCTTTGGACCACTGGTGGCAGTGCTTGTCCTTGCCTCCCTATTTGCCTTTTTGCTGAACTACCCGGTGCGCTGGATGGAGGAGCAGGGAAACCCCCGAGGACCCTCAGCAATTTTCGTCTTTCTGCTCGCCTTGGTACTGATTGCCATCATTGCCTTGGTTGTGGTGCCCAATCTCTTTAATCAGGCACAACAGCTCATTGCCCGTCTACCGGAATGGTTTAACTCCAGCCAACGACGACTGTTGGAATTTGGCCAGTGGGTGGACTCCCTCAATCTGCCGGTGACGGTGGATGTGGATGCCCTTGCCAATCAACTGTTGGAAAAACTTAAGGATCAATTGCAAAGCTTAGCTCGCGAGGCGCTGAATTTAATTTTGGGCACCCTCAGCAGTGCTGTGGATGTGCTGATTAACCTGATTTTGACGGTTGTACTCACGTTTTATTTGTTGCAGCACGGTGATGAATTGTGGGATGGTCTCCTCAGTTGGCTGCCAAATACGGTCCGCCCCACGGTTTCAGAAACGATACGCCGCAGTTTTGAGAGCTATTTTATTGGTCAGCTGGTACTCGGGCTGTGCATGGGAATTGGCTTGACCACGATTTTCATTTTCCTCAAGGTGCCCTATGGACTGCTCTTTGGTGTCATTATTGGCGTGATGGCTTTGGTGCCCTTTGGCGGCACAGTGGGGATCATTTCCATTAGTTTGCTGGTTGCCCTTCAGGATGTTTGGCTCTCCCTGAAGGTGGTCGGGTTTGCCTTTCTCTATCAGCAGTTTTTGGAGAATGTGGTTGCGCCACGGATCATTGGTAGCTTTACGGGCTTAAATCCGGTTTGGGTTTTTTGGCGATCCTGA
- the murD gene encoding UDP-N-acetylmuramoyl-L-alanine--D-glutamate ligase — translation MPTVHVIGLGRSGIAAARLLKRQGWQVEVSDRRQTPALQSQQQLLQAEGIPVQLNYDFDLQTLVSVGLRVPDEIVISPGVPWHSPALVAARQAGIPVCGEVAIAWQTLAHLPWVCITGTNGKTTTTALTAAIFQAAGYNAPACGNIGNSICEVALTARALDWVIAEISSYQLESSPPLQPQFALWTTLTPDHLERHGTLDAYVATKAHLMNGAKQVILNGDDPYLRQHMVNRWPEAWWISTQGAAALPQGIEQGIYIAEDQVWFQDQPLLPTHILQMPGQHNQQNFLLAVATAHLAGIPAETIAKGVAGFTGVPHRLERIRQWRQVEWINDSKATNYDAAEIGLRSVTGPVILIAGGQAKKGDDRPWLNLIQEKAAWVLLIGEAAPQVAQRLEAIGFTNYEIMETLDRAVAAAAELVTQYPIKTVLFSPGCASFDQYQNFEERGDHFRQLCLEL, via the coding sequence ATGCCAACTGTTCATGTGATTGGTCTTGGTCGCTCTGGCATTGCTGCCGCCCGTTTACTCAAACGTCAAGGTTGGCAAGTGGAGGTCAGTGACCGCCGCCAAACTCCGGCGCTGCAATCTCAACAGCAACTGCTGCAAGCTGAAGGCATCCCCGTTCAACTCAACTATGACTTTGATTTGCAAACTCTTGTCAGCGTTGGCCTGCGCGTTCCCGATGAAATTGTCATTAGTCCGGGGGTACCGTGGCACTCCCCTGCACTGGTCGCTGCTCGCCAAGCGGGCATCCCCGTCTGCGGCGAAGTGGCAATTGCCTGGCAGACCCTTGCCCATTTGCCCTGGGTGTGTATTACGGGCACCAATGGTAAAACAACAACCACGGCACTCACGGCTGCCATTTTTCAAGCGGCGGGGTACAATGCACCGGCCTGTGGCAACATTGGCAATAGCATTTGCGAAGTGGCTTTGACCGCAAGGGCCCTTGATTGGGTGATTGCTGAGATTAGTAGCTATCAATTAGAGTCGAGCCCCCCCCTACAACCCCAATTTGCCCTTTGGACAACCCTCACGCCAGATCACTTGGAACGCCACGGTACCCTCGACGCCTACGTGGCAACCAAAGCCCACCTAATGAACGGCGCAAAACAAGTGATTCTCAATGGGGATGATCCCTATCTGCGTCAGCACATGGTGAATCGCTGGCCCGAGGCATGGTGGATCAGTACTCAAGGGGCGGCAGCCCTACCCCAGGGGATTGAACAGGGCATCTATATTGCTGAGGATCAAGTGTGGTTTCAGGATCAGCCCCTCCTGCCTACCCATATCCTGCAAATGCCAGGTCAACACAATCAGCAAAACTTTCTTCTAGCGGTGGCAACTGCACATTTAGCCGGTATTCCCGCCGAAACGATTGCCAAAGGGGTGGCGGGGTTTACCGGTGTACCCCATCGCCTAGAGCGAATTCGTCAATGGCGACAGGTGGAGTGGATCAACGACAGCAAAGCCACCAATTATGACGCTGCAGAAATTGGGCTGCGTTCTGTGACAGGTCCAGTCATTCTCATTGCTGGGGGACAGGCCAAAAAGGGGGACGATCGCCCTTGGCTCAACCTAATTCAGGAGAAAGCTGCTTGGGTGCTCTTAATTGGTGAAGCGGCACCGCAGGTTGCGCAGCGCCTAGAGGCGATCGGCTTTACAAATTATGAGATCATGGAGACACTGGATCGGGCAGTGGCGGCGGCGGCTGAACTGGTGACCCAGTATCCGATCAAAACCGTGCTCTTTTCCCCTGGCTGTGCCAGCTTTGACCAATATCAGAACTTTGAAGAACGCGGTGATCACTTTCGTCAACTGTGCTTAGAGCTATGA
- a CDS encoding FxLYD domain-containing protein — protein sequence MPSLRRIWLCGLLLTICGGFLSLEGMPAIARRREVPKVVRVTNVQLQSENIAGVWYHRLTGRVRNETATPARNVQIYYEIYDPTGKRLLEAGSTQLRNQAINSQGEAEFLATPNAGGRVKITLVEWLSGDREYRSFQQMQEFSQ from the coding sequence ATGCCTAGCTTACGCAGAATTTGGCTCTGTGGTTTGCTATTGACAATCTGTGGCGGGTTCCTCTCCCTTGAAGGTATGCCCGCGATCGCCCGCCGCCGGGAAGTACCCAAAGTGGTGCGCGTCACCAATGTCCAATTGCAGAGTGAGAATATTGCGGGTGTCTGGTACCACCGCCTGACGGGACGCGTGCGCAATGAAACGGCCACACCAGCACGCAATGTTCAGATCTATTACGAAATCTATGATCCTACCGGCAAACGACTGCTGGAAGCGGGATCGACCCAGTTGCGCAATCAAGCGATTAATAGCCAAGGGGAGGCGGAGTTTCTGGCAACTCCCAATGCGGGCGGACGGGTGAAAATTACGCTTGTGGAATGGCTGAGTGGCGATCGCGAGTACCGCTCGTTTCAGCAAATGCAGGAATTTTCCCAATAG
- a CDS encoding SH3 domain-containing protein, with amino-acid sequence MKPVVRLLQWLLGTFLGLGLITLVVAALITPLIFNLLWPPPPPKVEAHNSPPPTSPESSPNSPSPTPEPTPIQSPQPNPKGRVIYGEGLRVRDRPSREANALGGVAFDEVVTILERSEDGEWLKIRTKNDLEGWVLAFGVQETTPQSATSSETPQ; translated from the coding sequence ATGAAACCAGTTGTGCGTCTGCTGCAATGGCTCTTGGGAACCTTTTTGGGCTTAGGCCTGATTACCCTTGTGGTTGCTGCCCTCATTACGCCCCTCATCTTTAACTTGCTCTGGCCACCCCCGCCTCCCAAAGTCGAGGCACACAATTCGCCACCACCGACGTCACCAGAGTCCTCACCGAATTCACCCTCGCCCACGCCTGAACCAACCCCGATCCAGTCACCGCAGCCAAATCCTAAAGGGCGAGTGATCTATGGAGAGGGTTTGCGGGTGCGCGATCGCCCCAGTCGGGAGGCAAATGCCCTGGGGGGCGTGGCCTTTGATGAGGTGGTGACGATCCTAGAGCGCAGTGAGGATGGGGAATGGTTGAAGATTCGCACTAAAAATGATCTTGAAGGCTGGGTACTGGCCTTTGGTGTGCAGGAAACAACCCCTCAATCCGCCACATCCAGTGAGACACCCCAGTAG
- a CDS encoding AAA family ATPase yields the protein MSAQSDLELLLRARYPLLYVATTEEERLEATLHRISDRLNQRPIYIWDFVEGYQGNPNDLGVAKRNPLTALEFVEKLPPAAAAIILLRDFHRFIEDVAVSRKLRNLARQLKSQPKNLILLAPTVQLPPELRDVITVVEFPLPQREEIRLELVKLCHSLGNIPPEPLLDELIRACQGLTLERIRRVMGRIIALHGMLDSSHVDLILEEKRQILRQTQILEFYPTQETIADIGGLDNLKEWLLRRGGAFSERARRYGLPYPRGVLLVGIQGTGKSLTAKAIAHQWHLPLLRLDVGRLFGGLVGESEARTREMIQIAEALAPCVLWIDEMDKAFAGIDGRGDGGTSSRVFGTIITWLAEKTSAVFVVATANNVQVLPPELLRKGRFDEIFFVGLPNVDERRAIFEVHLSRVRRDRLQNYDLERLAYETIDFSGAEIEQCIIEAMHLAFSQDRDFTTEDLLHAASEIIPLARTAREQVHQLQEWAASGRARFASRILSPPQDVRS from the coding sequence GTGAGTGCTCAGTCTGACCTTGAACTCTTGCTGCGGGCACGCTATCCCCTGTTGTATGTGGCCACAACGGAGGAAGAACGCCTTGAGGCGACACTGCATAGGATTAGCGATCGCCTGAATCAGCGCCCCATCTACATTTGGGATTTTGTCGAGGGATATCAGGGTAATCCCAATGATCTGGGAGTGGCCAAGCGCAATCCCCTCACTGCCCTTGAATTTGTCGAAAAACTACCGCCAGCGGCAGCGGCCATAATTCTGCTGCGGGATTTTCATCGCTTTATTGAGGATGTAGCGGTCTCTCGCAAACTGCGGAACCTGGCACGGCAACTCAAGTCCCAGCCCAAAAACTTAATCTTGCTTGCTCCGACGGTGCAGTTGCCCCCGGAACTGCGGGATGTGATTACCGTTGTCGAGTTTCCCTTGCCCCAACGGGAGGAAATTCGCCTTGAACTGGTGAAGCTCTGCCACAGCCTCGGTAACATTCCCCCAGAACCTCTTCTCGATGAATTGATCCGCGCTTGTCAGGGCTTGACCCTAGAGCGAATTCGCCGGGTGATGGGTCGGATTATTGCCCTCCACGGTATGCTGGACAGCAGCCATGTGGATCTAATCTTGGAGGAGAAACGGCAGATCCTGCGGCAAACCCAAATTCTCGAGTTTTACCCCACCCAAGAAACGATTGCTGATATTGGCGGTCTTGATAACCTTAAGGAGTGGTTGCTGCGGCGCGGCGGCGCCTTTTCCGAGCGGGCACGGCGCTATGGGCTACCCTATCCCCGTGGGGTGCTGCTGGTGGGGATTCAGGGTACAGGTAAGTCCCTGACAGCAAAGGCAATCGCTCACCAGTGGCACTTGCCCCTTTTGCGATTGGATGTCGGGCGGCTCTTTGGTGGCCTGGTGGGGGAATCGGAAGCACGCACCCGCGAAATGATTCAAATTGCTGAAGCCTTGGCGCCCTGTGTTCTCTGGATTGATGAAATGGATAAGGCCTTTGCCGGCATTGATGGCCGTGGCGATGGCGGAACCAGTAGCCGTGTCTTTGGCACGATTATCACTTGGTTGGCGGAGAAAACCTCTGCCGTTTTTGTTGTGGCCACTGCCAACAATGTGCAGGTCTTGCCCCCTGAACTGCTGCGCAAGGGGCGCTTTGATGAAATCTTTTTTGTGGGGCTACCCAATGTGGATGAGCGGCGCGCCATTTTTGAAGTGCACCTCAGTCGCGTGCGGCGCGATCGCCTGCAAAACTACGATCTAGAGCGGCTGGCCTACGAAACCATTGACTTTTCCGGGGCTGAAATCGAGCAGTGTATCATTGAAGCAATGCACCTTGCCTTTAGCCAAGACCGCGACTTTACCACCGAAGATCTCCTGCATGCGGCCAGCGAAATTATCCCCTTGGCGCGGACAGCTCGCGAACAAGTCCACCAATTACAAGAATGGGCGGCCTCCGGTCGGGCGCGGTTTGCCTCACGCATCCTGTCTCCCCCCCAGGACGTTAGATCATGA
- a CDS encoding DUF177 domain-containing protein: protein MTPVHWLSIPELLRLPAQTYEWRVDTHFPDLATLTPVQGMVTASHRHTYLELRASVQTIVTLSCDRCLQYYNHRLECATSELIWLAESPTSQPDDDLVETLPATGRIDLGDWLYQQLCLALPYPKYCDPHCGGIHPPPPQNPPWITAGQH from the coding sequence GTGACCCCTGTCCACTGGCTAAGCATTCCTGAACTGTTGCGGCTGCCCGCCCAGACCTACGAGTGGCGGGTGGATACCCATTTTCCAGACTTGGCAACGCTGACTCCTGTGCAAGGGATGGTTACTGCCAGTCACCGCCACACCTACTTAGAACTGCGGGCCAGTGTGCAGACCATTGTCACCCTCTCTTGCGATCGCTGTTTGCAGTACTATAATCACCGTCTAGAGTGTGCGACCAGCGAACTGATTTGGCTGGCGGAAAGCCCAACGAGTCAGCCCGACGATGATCTAGTGGAGACCTTGCCGGCCACAGGTCGCATTGATCTTGGAGATTGGCTCTACCAGCAACTGTGCCTTGCCCTGCCCTATCCCAAGTACTGTGATCCCCACTGTGGCGGTATTCACCCCCCACCCCCGCAGAACCCCCCGTGGATCACCGCTGGGCAACACTAG
- a CDS encoding BLUF domain-containing protein, which produces MRLHRLIYLSCATDGLSYPDLRDIMAKSEVNNVRDGITGMLCYGNGMFLQTLEGDRQKVSETYARILKDPRHHSAEIIEFKAIEERTFINWSMRLVQLGEMDSDTIRRLRLKYSPAATFQPSSMTAEQCFRFLKELYDISQGS; this is translated from the coding sequence ATGAGACTACATCGCCTAATCTATCTCAGTTGTGCCACAGATGGGTTGTCCTACCCAGACCTGCGGGATATTATGGCCAAGTCAGAGGTGAACAATGTGCGCGATGGCATTACGGGAATGCTGTGCTATGGCAATGGCATGTTTCTGCAAACCCTTGAGGGCGATCGCCAGAAAGTCAGTGAAACCTACGCCCGTATTCTTAAGGATCCCCGCCACCACAGCGCTGAAATTATTGAATTTAAGGCGATCGAAGAGCGAACCTTTATCAATTGGTCAATGCGTCTGGTGCAGTTGGGTGAGATGGATAGCGACACCATTCGGCGCCTGCGGTTAAAATACTCTCCAGCAGCAACGTTTCAGCCAAGCTCAATGACGGCCGAGCAGTGCTTCCGTTTCCTGAAAGAACTCTATGATATAAGTCAAGGATCCTAA
- a CDS encoding DUF2752 domain-containing protein: protein MLRFSDAVLSKQERLSRWGFLGLTTAPLVGAALFNHTGTPPFLLCPFWATTGIPCPGCGLTRSFMAIARGNLADALRMHLFGPILFLAFTVAAVLMALELKAGRRLQHTPFRDINERIQNWWWLGGIYLGYYGLRLYSLFHTGEFYINPLEILIIKIL from the coding sequence ATGCTGCGCTTCTCTGATGCTGTTTTATCTAAACAGGAACGCTTGAGCCGTTGGGGCTTTTTGGGACTGACGACGGCACCTTTAGTGGGAGCGGCACTGTTTAACCATACGGGAACGCCGCCTTTCTTACTGTGTCCGTTTTGGGCAACAACGGGCATTCCCTGTCCGGGGTGTGGCCTGACTCGTTCTTTTATGGCGATCGCTCGCGGCAATCTTGCAGATGCCCTGAGAATGCATCTCTTTGGCCCTATACTCTTTCTCGCATTTACAGTGGCTGCTGTATTGATGGCCCTTGAACTAAAAGCAGGGCGACGATTGCAGCACACCCCCTTTCGCGACATCAATGAACGCATTCAAAACTGGTGGTGGCTGGGGGGCATTTACCTTGGCTACTATGGCCTGCGGCTGTACAGCCTATTCCACACAGGGGAGTTCTATATCAATCCTTTAGAGATACTAATAATAAAAATCCTTTAG
- the tgt gene encoding tRNA guanosine(34) transglycosylase Tgt encodes MFEFVCQQECAHTQARAGLFHTPHGTVATPRFMPVGTLANVKTLTPEHLKAAGAQMILANTYHLHLQPGEDIVAAAGGLHCFMGWSGPILTDSGGFQVFSLSEMRQISDQGVVFRSPHDGQIIELSPERAIAIQEALGADVIMAFDECPPYPASREAVIQATQRTLHWLERCIAAKQRSDQALFAIVQGGVYADLRRECAEVMVPYDLPGYAIGGVSVGEPNSAVHEVVAVTAPLLPVHKPRYLMGVGTHLEMLRAIAAGVDLFDCVIPTRLARHGCAIVQGQRWNLKNARFRRDYDPLDPTCPCYTCRTFSRAYLSHLVRAKELLAYTLLSIHNVTELIRFTQAARQAILEERFAAFAAEWEQRLVVNAEEPDAALL; translated from the coding sequence GTGTTTGAATTTGTCTGCCAGCAGGAATGTGCCCATACCCAAGCCCGGGCCGGCCTGTTTCACACCCCCCATGGCACAGTGGCAACGCCGCGTTTTATGCCAGTGGGCACCCTAGCCAATGTCAAAACCCTGACCCCAGAACACCTGAAGGCAGCAGGCGCCCAAATGATCTTGGCCAACACCTACCATCTGCACCTGCAACCGGGAGAAGACATTGTGGCTGCAGCGGGGGGGCTCCACTGTTTTATGGGCTGGTCAGGGCCAATTCTCACGGATTCGGGGGGGTTTCAGGTCTTTAGCCTCAGTGAAATGCGGCAAATTTCCGATCAGGGGGTGGTGTTTCGCTCGCCCCACGATGGTCAGATCATTGAGTTATCACCCGAGCGGGCGATCGCCATTCAAGAAGCCTTGGGGGCAGATGTGATCATGGCCTTCGATGAGTGTCCCCCCTACCCTGCTAGCCGTGAGGCAGTGATCCAAGCTACCCAACGCACCCTGCATTGGTTAGAGCGCTGTATTGCCGCCAAACAACGATCCGATCAGGCCCTCTTTGCCATTGTTCAAGGGGGGGTGTATGCCGACCTGCGTCGGGAATGTGCTGAGGTAATGGTGCCCTATGACCTACCCGGCTACGCCATTGGTGGCGTTAGTGTCGGTGAACCCAACAGTGCTGTGCACGAAGTTGTGGCGGTGACAGCTCCCCTCCTGCCCGTCCATAAGCCGCGTTATTTGATGGGGGTGGGGACGCACTTAGAAATGCTGCGGGCGATCGCTGCCGGTGTTGACCTCTTTGACTGCGTGATTCCTACGCGTCTGGCTCGCCACGGCTGTGCCATTGTCCAAGGGCAGCGCTGGAACCTGAAAAATGCCCGCTTCCGCCGCGACTATGACCCCCTCGATCCAACCTGTCCCTGCTATACCTGTAGGACATTTAGCCGCGCCTACCTCAGTCATCTTGTGCGTGCCAAGGAACTCCTCGCCTATACCCTGCTCTCAATTCATAACGTGACGGAACTGATTCGCTTTACCCAAGCAGCACGGCAGGCAATTTTAGAGGAGCGATTTGCGGCCTTTGCGGCAGAATGGGAGCAGCGACTAGTGGTGAATGCTGAGGAACCCGATGCTGCGCTTCTCTGA
- the rplC gene encoding 50S ribosomal protein L3, with protein sequence MTVGILGTKLGMTQIFDEAGRSVPITVVQAGPCPITQIKTPQTDGYTAIQVAYGEVREKNLSRPERGHLNKSQTPPMRHLREFRLEDVSAYQLGQAITVDIFSPGQLVDVRGTSIGRGFAGYQKRHNFKRGPMAHGSKNHRLPGSTGAGTTPGRVFPGKRMAGRMGNTAVTIRKLQVVRVDPERNLILIKGALPGKPGALVSITPAKVVGRK encoded by the coding sequence GTGACAGTTGGTATTTTAGGGACAAAGTTGGGCATGACCCAAATCTTTGACGAGGCGGGCCGATCTGTCCCCATTACGGTGGTACAAGCGGGACCGTGTCCGATCACCCAAATTAAAACCCCTCAAACCGACGGCTACACAGCAATTCAAGTGGCCTATGGTGAGGTGCGAGAGAAAAACCTGAGTCGCCCTGAGCGCGGTCACCTCAACAAGTCACAAACACCGCCTATGCGTCATCTGCGGGAATTTCGCCTCGAGGATGTCTCTGCCTATCAATTGGGTCAGGCCATCACCGTTGATATTTTTAGTCCAGGGCAGCTTGTGGATGTCCGCGGCACGAGCATTGGCCGCGGCTTTGCTGGCTACCAAAAGCGCCACAACTTCAAGCGCGGTCCGATGGCGCACGGTTCAAAAAACCATCGTCTACCCGGTTCTACGGGGGCGGGGACAACACCGGGTCGTGTCTTCCCCGGCAAGCGGATGGCCGGTCGCATGGGCAACACGGCGGTTACCATTCGCAAGTTGCAGGTGGTCCGCGTTGATCCTGAGCGCAACTTAATCCTCATCAAAGGGGCATTGCCGGGTAAACCGGGGGCACTGGTGAGCATTACCCCCGCCAAGGTTGTCGGTCGCAAATAG
- a CDS encoding 50S ribosomal protein L23: MTKVQPRALADLIKRPIITEKATILLENNQYTFDVDRRATKPQIKAAVEELFNVKVTAVNTYHLPRKERRVGRFVGYRPRYKRAIVTLAPDSKIVLFPEV; encoded by the coding sequence GTGACTAAAGTCCAACCCCGCGCCCTTGCGGATCTCATCAAGCGCCCCATCATCACAGAGAAGGCCACAATTTTGCTGGAGAACAATCAATACACCTTCGACGTGGATCGGCGCGCCACCAAGCCGCAAATCAAGGCGGCTGTTGAGGAACTCTTTAACGTCAAAGTCACGGCAGTTAATACCTATCATCTGCCTCGCAAAGAGCGCCGCGTGGGTCGGTTTGTTGGCTATCGTCCTCGCTATAAGCGGGCGATCGTCACCCTTGCCCCCGACAGCAAGATCGTTCTGTTCCCCGAAGTTTAA